A genomic window from bacterium includes:
- a CDS encoding cytochrome C biogenesis protein, with the protein MVIAFAAAAVWGVLSIVLSPCHLASLPLVVAYVGDGSTGDRRAALLSTTLAAGILLSIAVVGAVTALAGRMLGDVGVWGNRAVAAIFLAIGLHLLGVLPLPLPSAGARAGGRRGFTGALVLGLVFGVALGPCTFAFLAPVLGAGFREATTSPLRGALLLLAFGLGHCGIIALVGASAARAQRWLDWHAQSGGALWLRRACGVLIMVAGFWLL; encoded by the coding sequence ATGGTCATCGCCTTCGCGGCCGCCGCCGTCTGGGGCGTCCTGAGCATCGTGCTGAGTCCCTGCCATCTGGCCAGCCTGCCGCTGGTGGTCGCCTACGTGGGCGACGGGAGCACCGGGGACCGGCGCGCCGCGCTGCTGTCGACCACGCTGGCCGCCGGCATCCTGCTCTCGATCGCCGTGGTCGGCGCGGTCACGGCCCTGGCCGGCCGGATGCTGGGCGACGTGGGCGTCTGGGGCAATCGCGCCGTGGCGGCGATCTTCCTGGCCATCGGCCTGCACCTGCTCGGCGTGCTGCCGCTGCCCCTGCCGTCCGCCGGCGCACGGGCCGGCGGGCGACGCGGCTTCACCGGCGCGCTGGTGCTGGGCCTCGTCTTCGGCGTGGCACTGGGGCCCTGCACCTTCGCGTTCCTGGCGCCGGTGCTGGGCGCGGGTTTCCGCGAAGCGACAACCTCCCCCCTGCGCGGCGCCCTGCTGCTGCTGGCCTTCGGCCTGGGGCATTGCGGCATCATCGCCCTGGTGGGCGCCAGCGCCGCCCGCGCCCAGCGCTGGCTCGACTGGCACGCGCAGTCCGGCGGCGCCCTCTGGCTGCGGCGCGCCTGCGGGGTTCTGATCATGGTCGCGGGCTTCTGGTTGCTCTGA